A region from the Cryptosporangium arvum DSM 44712 genome encodes:
- a CDS encoding aromatic ring-hydroxylating oxygenase subunit alpha, with protein sequence MTALESPSLLRTLPGPHYTDPALFAREQERIFETMWFCAVRADDLPGPGSFRTVRIGRESVVLARGRDRAIRGFLNVCRHRGAQLCAAEEGSVGRAFRCTYHAWTYDLTGALIAAPNLASMPDLDKKAHGLVTVHTREWLGYVWVCLADEPPDFAHDVEGAVVERLGDLESIDAYDIASLKVGRRITYDVAANWKLIVENFMECYHCATIHPELTEVLPEFANGYAAQYYVGHGAEFGADVEGFTVDGSAGHDRIPGVSADQDRRYYAITIRPQVFVNLVPDHVILHRMVPLAADRTIVECDWLYLPGVVESGADVSASVELFHRVNQQDFEACERTQPAMSSRVYANGGVLVPSEHHIAQFHDWVRQRLA encoded by the coding sequence ATGACCGCCCTCGAAAGCCCGAGCCTGCTCCGCACCCTGCCCGGACCGCACTACACCGACCCCGCGTTGTTCGCGCGGGAGCAGGAGCGCATCTTCGAGACGATGTGGTTCTGCGCGGTCCGCGCCGACGACCTGCCCGGCCCGGGCTCGTTCCGCACCGTGCGGATCGGCCGGGAGAGCGTCGTCCTCGCCCGCGGCCGGGACCGGGCGATCCGCGGTTTCCTCAACGTCTGCCGCCACCGGGGCGCGCAGCTCTGCGCCGCCGAGGAGGGCTCGGTCGGGCGCGCGTTCCGGTGCACGTACCACGCCTGGACCTACGACCTGACCGGCGCGCTGATCGCCGCGCCCAACCTGGCGAGCATGCCCGACCTCGACAAGAAGGCCCACGGGCTGGTCACCGTGCACACCCGGGAGTGGCTCGGCTACGTCTGGGTGTGCCTGGCCGACGAGCCGCCGGACTTCGCGCACGACGTCGAGGGCGCGGTCGTCGAACGCCTCGGCGACCTGGAGAGCATCGACGCCTACGACATCGCGTCGCTCAAGGTCGGGCGCCGGATCACCTACGACGTGGCGGCGAACTGGAAGCTCATCGTCGAGAACTTCATGGAGTGCTACCACTGCGCGACGATCCACCCGGAGCTCACCGAGGTGCTGCCGGAGTTCGCGAACGGCTACGCCGCGCAGTACTACGTCGGGCACGGCGCGGAGTTCGGCGCGGACGTCGAGGGCTTCACCGTCGACGGGTCGGCCGGCCACGACCGCATCCCGGGCGTCTCGGCCGACCAGGACCGCCGCTACTACGCGATCACGATCCGTCCCCAGGTGTTCGTCAACCTGGTGCCCGACCACGTGATCCTGCACCGGATGGTGCCGCTGGCCGCCGACCGCACGATCGTCGAGTGCGACTGGCTGTACCTGCCGGGCGTCGTCGAGTCCGGTGCGGACGTCTCGGCGTCGGTGGAGCTGTTCCACCGCGTCAACCAGCAGGATTTCGAGGCGTGCGAACGCACGCAGCCGGCGATGAGCTCGCGGGTCTACGCGAACGGCGGCGTGCTGGTGCCGAGCGAGCACCACATCGCCCAGTTCCACGACTGGGTGCGGCAGCGGCTGGCCTGA